From a region of the Catalinimonas alkaloidigena genome:
- a CDS encoding SusC/RagA family TonB-linked outer membrane protein: MKHTLPLLFWLLTVGALMAQERTVTGTVTLADDGSALPGVNVLVKGTPIGTITDLDGHYTLTVPGPDDRLIFSFIGFLSQELPVGNQSTLDVAMQTDTRQLNEVVVNALGFEEDADHLGSTSSKINGEALAKSGEAGLINSMAGRAAGVQVTRSAGDPGAGSYIQIRGQSTITGNSQPLIILDGIPISNTSEGSTSGGVVQQSRLNDINPNDIASMQILKGASAAALWGSRAANGVIVITTKKGQQNDKLNITYSSTYSFDQVNRFHPRQSAFGQGSGGAYSPTASTSWGDKIADRTGGEDVVKTDGEFFEGYATGTRYYPILEKNTQDLYTDSNYDKVFQTGRFWENSLSMSGGGEKSSFFFSLGDLKQNGVIRGNSDYRRTTIRFNSERKFNKIVKLSTQANYVRSTSDRVQRGNNTAGVIVGLLRNPPDFDVTDYIGSYYATPNASPLLNRQRSYRRYLGNNANPIYNNPLWAMYEQENSSAVDRFIVSSELNIKPVQWFDLTARGGVDFYTDERINDFPVGDVIGAANGQFENVITKETEKNFDLIGRVVKSFGNVVSSTLVGGFNINDRQYRNLGATINNFLIADGPQNFSNATATNKNPQNVYSHIRTTRLYSTLNLGLYSSVFLNLSGAAESASTFGENASKTFFYPSADVAWQFTDLAFLRSSPVLSFGKLRASYGVVGVQPLPYRTTTDFVTAEFSNSPWGDVLVGSQFGNGAFIQSKEQGDDQLKPERKTEYELGADLRFLNDKLAVAFTYYQNKVEDLLVPVTLAASTGFASKYTNAATLENKGVELDLSYSLLQTNHVRVTLNGNFNRNRNQVLDLAGTESIFLDGILDFMDSRAVEGQPVGVHWGGRYARNDDGSLVLDANGFPTVAPTSGVIGNPNPDWRGGFGGTIDYKQFSLNVLFETSQGGDIYSGTRSIMYNFGTHADVGKEITLSEPLVNYAGATFDAGTTVRGNIADYGAGPVLLDESFYTTLGSGFGSLKEQFIEDASWTRLRQVALSYHLASEGFQKKTKLHALDITATGRNLLLWTQVVGVDPETNLTGVSNGRGMDYFNTPGTRSYLLTLTITY, encoded by the coding sequence ATGAAACACACATTACCCCTTCTGTTCTGGCTCCTGACAGTTGGCGCACTGATGGCCCAGGAACGCACCGTGACCGGTACGGTGACCCTTGCCGACGACGGCTCCGCCCTGCCCGGGGTGAACGTGCTGGTGAAAGGCACCCCCATCGGCACCATTACCGACCTCGACGGGCACTACACCCTGACGGTGCCGGGCCCGGACGACAGACTCATTTTTTCGTTCATCGGGTTTCTCAGTCAGGAACTGCCGGTGGGCAATCAGTCGACCCTCGACGTGGCGATGCAAACCGATACCCGGCAACTCAACGAAGTGGTGGTCAACGCTCTAGGCTTCGAGGAGGACGCCGACCACCTGGGGTCCACCAGCTCGAAAATCAACGGCGAGGCGCTGGCCAAGTCGGGCGAAGCGGGGCTGATCAACAGCATGGCCGGACGCGCGGCCGGGGTGCAGGTGACCCGTTCGGCGGGCGATCCGGGCGCGGGTTCCTACATCCAGATCCGGGGGCAAAGCACCATCACCGGAAATTCGCAACCGCTGATCATTCTCGACGGCATCCCGATCAGCAATACGTCCGAAGGCTCGACGTCGGGAGGCGTGGTGCAACAGTCCCGCCTCAACGACATCAACCCGAACGACATTGCTTCGATGCAGATTCTGAAAGGTGCCTCGGCGGCGGCGCTGTGGGGCTCGCGGGCGGCCAACGGCGTGATCGTCATCACCACGAAAAAAGGACAACAGAACGACAAACTCAACATCACATACTCGTCGACCTATTCGTTCGATCAGGTCAACCGGTTCCACCCCCGGCAGAGCGCTTTTGGGCAGGGCAGCGGCGGTGCGTACAGTCCGACCGCGTCTACGTCGTGGGGCGACAAGATCGCGGACCGCACGGGGGGTGAGGATGTGGTCAAGACCGACGGCGAATTCTTCGAAGGGTACGCCACCGGCACGCGCTACTACCCGATTCTGGAAAAGAACACACAGGATCTGTACACCGACTCCAACTACGACAAGGTGTTTCAGACCGGCCGTTTCTGGGAAAATTCGCTCAGCATGAGCGGCGGCGGCGAAAAATCCAGCTTTTTCTTTAGCCTGGGTGACCTGAAGCAAAACGGCGTGATCCGCGGCAACAGCGACTACCGCCGGACCACAATCCGCTTCAACTCCGAACGGAAGTTCAACAAGATCGTCAAACTCTCGACACAGGCCAACTACGTCCGCAGTACGTCCGACCGGGTGCAGCGCGGGAACAACACCGCCGGGGTAATTGTGGGCCTCTTGCGCAACCCGCCCGACTTCGACGTGACCGACTACATTGGCAGTTACTACGCCACGCCCAACGCCTCGCCCCTCCTGAACCGGCAGCGGTCGTACCGGCGCTACCTGGGCAACAACGCCAACCCGATCTACAACAACCCGCTCTGGGCCATGTACGAACAGGAAAACAGCTCGGCGGTCGACCGCTTCATCGTCAGTTCGGAACTGAACATCAAGCCGGTTCAGTGGTTCGACCTGACGGCCCGGGGCGGCGTCGATTTCTATACCGACGAACGCATCAACGATTTTCCGGTGGGTGACGTGATCGGAGCGGCCAACGGACAGTTTGAGAACGTCATCACGAAAGAGACCGAGAAAAACTTCGACCTGATCGGGCGGGTGGTCAAAAGCTTCGGCAACGTGGTGTCGTCTACGCTGGTAGGCGGCTTCAACATCAACGACCGGCAGTACCGCAACCTGGGGGCCACCATCAACAACTTCCTGATTGCCGACGGACCGCAGAATTTCTCGAATGCCACGGCGACCAACAAAAATCCGCAAAACGTTTACAGCCACATCCGCACCACGCGGCTCTACTCCACGCTCAACCTCGGCCTCTACAGCTCGGTCTTCCTGAACCTGTCGGGCGCGGCCGAATCGGCCTCTACGTTCGGCGAAAATGCGAGCAAAACGTTTTTTTATCCCTCGGCCGACGTCGCCTGGCAGTTCACGGACCTTGCGTTTCTGCGCAGCTCGCCGGTGCTCTCCTTCGGCAAGCTGCGGGCTTCGTACGGCGTGGTGGGCGTGCAACCCCTGCCCTACCGTACCACGACTGACTTCGTGACGGCCGAGTTCTCCAACAGTCCCTGGGGCGATGTGCTGGTCGGCTCCCAGTTCGGCAACGGCGCTTTTATCCAGAGCAAGGAACAGGGGGACGACCAGTTGAAACCGGAACGCAAAACGGAATACGAACTGGGGGCTGATTTGCGCTTCCTGAACGACAAACTGGCGGTGGCGTTCACCTACTACCAGAACAAGGTAGAAGATCTGCTCGTGCCGGTAACGCTGGCCGCCTCGACCGGGTTTGCCTCCAAGTATACCAATGCCGCAACGCTGGAAAACAAAGGGGTAGAACTGGACCTCTCTTACAGCCTGCTCCAGACCAACCACGTCCGGGTGACGCTGAACGGCAACTTCAACCGCAACCGTAACCAGGTGCTCGACCTGGCCGGCACGGAGTCGATCTTCCTCGACGGCATTCTCGACTTTATGGACAGTCGCGCCGTCGAAGGGCAGCCGGTGGGCGTTCACTGGGGCGGGCGCTACGCCCGCAACGACGACGGCTCGCTGGTGCTGGATGCCAACGGATTCCCGACGGTGGCACCGACCAGCGGCGTGATCGGCAACCCCAACCCCGACTGGCGCGGCGGCTTCGGCGGTACGATCGACTACAAGCAGTTTTCGCTCAACGTGCTGTTCGAGACCTCGCAGGGTGGCGACATCTACAGCGGTACGCGCAGCATCATGTACAACTTCGGCACACACGCTGACGTGGGCAAGGAGATTACCCTGAGCGAGCCGCTGGTCAATTACGCGGGGGCAACGTTCGACGCCGGTACGACGGTGCGCGGTAACATCGCCGACTACGGCGCCGGTCCGGTACTGCTCGACGAGTCGTTCTACACCACGCTGGGCAGCGGCTTCGGCTCGCTGAAAGAGCAGTTTATCGAAGACGCCAGCTGGACGCGGCTGCGGCAGGTGGCCCTCAGCTACCACCTCGCGTCCGAAGGTTTCCAGAAAAAAACCAAACTCCACGCGCTCGACATCACGGCGACCGGACGCAACCTGCTGCTCTGGACCCAGGTGGTCGGGGTCGATCCCGAAACCAACCTGACGGGCGTTTCGAACGGGCGGGGCATGGACTACTTCAATACGCCCGGCACGCGCTCGTACCTGCTCACCCTGACGATTACCTATTAA
- a CDS encoding SusD/RagB family nutrient-binding outer membrane lipoprotein, protein MKRHLIRISSLGLVGSLWLASGCTHNFDEINANPNDPVEASADLFLPYGIKSAVDLYWGTGTYSLADVGNLFAQHWARIQYTSSDQYNLSNDIIDNTWRDLYIESLPNLQEVYDLGAENGNPNYQAVAMIMRSWVFSLLTDIYGDIPYTAALEGLEGTLSPTYDAQKDVYAGMVQELKTASDMIVVGGPTVGGDILYGGDMLKWKKFANSLSLRLLNRQLGAPDPVIDVVAEMTRILTNPTQYPVFESVAEHAALNYLNAAPNNNPVNQNRLTRDDHRVSKTLVDQLKSLDDPRLAIYANLPADGGDYTGVPNGLSGSDANALGLTKTSKVGSYFTAATAPAVIMSYAELWFALAEAAHRGVAAAGDAATNYENGIRASFAQYGLTPSDAYLSSVAYQGGEAGYAQILEQKWIALYGQGMEAWTEQRRTGIPDLTPPELNVNNDVIPTRLPYPSSEEALNNAHFHEALDHQEAENNKLFKLWWAN, encoded by the coding sequence ATGAAACGACACTTGATACGCATCTCTTCGCTGGGCCTGGTGGGTTCTCTCTGGCTGGCGAGCGGCTGCACGCACAACTTCGACGAGATCAACGCGAACCCGAACGACCCGGTCGAGGCGTCGGCCGACCTGTTTCTGCCCTACGGCATCAAAAGCGCCGTGGACCTGTACTGGGGCACCGGCACCTACAGCCTGGCCGACGTGGGCAACCTGTTTGCGCAGCACTGGGCCCGCATCCAGTACACGTCGTCCGATCAGTACAACCTGAGCAACGACATCATCGACAACACCTGGCGCGACCTTTACATCGAGTCACTACCCAACCTGCAGGAAGTGTACGACCTGGGGGCCGAAAACGGCAACCCCAACTACCAGGCCGTGGCGATGATCATGCGCTCGTGGGTCTTTTCGCTGCTGACCGACATTTACGGCGACATTCCCTACACCGCCGCACTGGAGGGCCTGGAAGGCACGCTGAGTCCTACATACGACGCCCAGAAAGACGTCTACGCCGGGATGGTGCAGGAACTGAAAACGGCCAGCGACATGATTGTGGTGGGCGGCCCCACCGTCGGCGGCGATATTCTTTACGGAGGCGACATGCTGAAATGGAAGAAGTTTGCCAACTCGCTGAGCCTCCGCCTGCTGAACCGGCAACTGGGCGCGCCCGATCCGGTGATTGACGTCGTGGCGGAGATGACGCGCATCCTGACCAACCCCACGCAGTATCCCGTGTTTGAGTCGGTGGCCGAGCACGCCGCCCTTAATTACCTCAACGCCGCGCCGAACAACAACCCCGTGAACCAGAACCGCCTGACGCGCGACGACCACCGGGTGAGCAAAACGCTGGTGGACCAACTCAAAAGCCTGGACGATCCGCGGCTGGCGATCTACGCCAACCTGCCCGCCGACGGCGGCGACTACACCGGCGTGCCGAATGGCCTGTCGGGCAGCGATGCCAACGCCCTGGGCCTGACCAAAACGTCGAAGGTGGGGTCGTACTTCACGGCGGCGACGGCCCCGGCCGTCATCATGTCGTACGCCGAACTGTGGTTTGCGCTGGCCGAAGCCGCCCACCGGGGCGTGGCCGCCGCAGGCGATGCCGCCACAAACTACGAAAACGGGATTCGGGCGTCGTTTGCGCAGTACGGCCTGACGCCCAGCGACGCGTACCTGAGCAGCGTGGCGTACCAGGGCGGCGAAGCGGGCTACGCGCAGATTCTGGAACAGAAGTGGATCGCGTTGTACGGACAAGGCATGGAAGCCTGGACGGAACAGCGCCGCACGGGCATTCCGGACCTGACACCCCCGGAACTGAACGTCAACAACGACGTGATCCCAACGCGCCTGCCTTACCCCTCGTCCGAAGAGGCGCTGAACAACGCGCATTTCCACGAAGCGCTCGATCACCAGGAGGCCGAAAACAACAAACTGTTCAAACTCTGGTGGGCTAATTAG
- a CDS encoding SusC/RagA family TonB-linked outer membrane protein codes for MKHTLFFLLLFLLALPPTVARAQTTPTGGRTVSGTVLSADDNLPVPGVNVLVKGSTAGTITDIDGHYQLPVPSDEATLIFSFIGFISQEVPVGSQSTLDVTMQTDTRQLDEIVVTALGIEREKKALGYAVQEIQGKSLTQARETNVVNSLSGKFAGVQITSSNGAPGSSSRIVIRGASSVGSNNQPLFVVDGIPINNENYGSSTSVDYGNGASSLNPDDIASVSVLKGPSAAALYGSRAANGVILITTKSGKGTQGIGVSVNSTATFEEPFRLPNFQNQYGQGGNLQFAFVDGKGGGVNDGVDESWGPPLDGRLIPQFNSPIDPTTGERIPTPWVAHPDNVKDFYRTGTTFTNNVALTGGNDKANFRLSFTNLAQQGILPNTDYKRNTIALSGGVQLTPKLSAKASVNYVKDGSDNRQNFGLYFIWFGRQVDIHELKEYSPRSDDQVQYNWNYNYWNNPYYALTESTRANQKDRLFGNVMVTYEFTDWLNLFVRTGTDFFGDRRQNRIARMNKSRFSSYSEDVYVAQETNSDFLFSITPKLGGDFEVSANLGGNNRMNEYRRDYMYAAQLAIPGVYNIGNSLLRPEVANSYTKKVVNSLYGSAQLAYRNAIFLELTGRNDWSSTLPAANRSYFYPSASLSAVVTDLIPMSTRVLSFAKVRASIAQVGNDTDPYRLQQILSYEDPWNTNSSVSVSNTINNADLKPEITTGTEVGADIRFFNNRIGLDVTYYNQISRNQILNVNVSQASGFNDKILNAGEIQNKGVEVQLNLTPVKLENSFQWDIGVNFARNRNQVVSLADGLTTYQLGSIRGMSIEARVGQPYGTFFGTPYLRDPDGNIVHVDGIPQLASERAILGNFTPDWLGGFANTFTYKGLTLYTLIDVRHGGDLFSQTVNIGRYTGVLAETVEGRETGIVGEGTMNTGTDENPQYVPNDVRVDGQRYYQTLYGLYNNEANIFDGSFVKLREVRLGYQIPDRVFGKLPFRNVTLSAVGRNLLLLHSNVPHIDPESSYYSSDSNVQGIESGQILSTRSVGFNLNFSL; via the coding sequence ATGAAACACACACTATTCTTTCTGCTCCTTTTCCTGCTTGCGCTTCCGCCCACCGTTGCCCGGGCGCAAACCACCCCGACCGGTGGCAGGACGGTCTCCGGAACGGTCCTCTCGGCCGACGACAACCTTCCCGTGCCGGGGGTCAACGTGCTGGTAAAAGGCTCGACGGCGGGCACCATCACCGACATCGACGGCCACTACCAGCTTCCGGTTCCCTCCGACGAGGCGACCCTCATCTTTTCGTTCATCGGGTTCATCAGCCAGGAAGTTCCGGTGGGCAGTCAGTCGACCCTCGACGTAACGATGCAGACGGACACGCGCCAGCTCGACGAGATTGTGGTGACGGCACTGGGCATCGAGCGGGAGAAAAAAGCGCTGGGCTACGCTGTGCAGGAAATCCAGGGAAAATCGCTGACGCAGGCGCGCGAGACCAACGTGGTCAACTCTCTCTCCGGAAAATTCGCGGGCGTGCAGATCACCTCCTCCAACGGGGCACCGGGTTCTTCGTCGCGCATCGTCATACGCGGGGCGTCGTCGGTCGGTAGCAACAACCAGCCGCTGTTTGTGGTGGACGGCATCCCGATCAACAACGAAAACTACGGTTCCTCGACCTCGGTCGATTACGGCAACGGCGCGTCGTCGCTCAACCCGGACGACATCGCCTCGGTCAGCGTGCTGAAAGGCCCCAGCGCTGCCGCCCTGTACGGGTCGCGCGCGGCCAACGGTGTCATCCTGATCACGACCAAAAGCGGCAAGGGCACGCAGGGCATCGGCGTTTCGGTCAACTCGACGGCCACGTTCGAGGAACCCTTTCGCCTCCCCAATTTCCAGAACCAGTACGGGCAGGGCGGCAACCTGCAATTTGCGTTTGTAGACGGCAAAGGCGGCGGCGTCAACGACGGCGTCGACGAAAGCTGGGGGCCGCCGCTCGACGGCCGGCTGATTCCGCAGTTCAACTCGCCCATCGACCCCACGACCGGCGAACGCATCCCGACGCCCTGGGTGGCGCACCCCGACAACGTGAAGGACTTCTACCGGACGGGCACCACGTTTACGAACAACGTAGCCCTGACGGGCGGCAACGACAAGGCCAACTTCCGGTTGTCGTTTACCAACCTGGCGCAGCAGGGCATCCTGCCCAACACGGACTACAAACGCAACACCATCGCGCTGAGCGGCGGCGTGCAGCTTACGCCCAAACTGAGCGCGAAGGCTTCGGTCAACTACGTGAAAGACGGCAGCGACAACCGCCAGAACTTCGGCCTCTACTTCATCTGGTTCGGGCGGCAGGTCGACATCCACGAGCTGAAAGAGTACAGCCCCCGCTCCGACGATCAGGTGCAGTACAACTGGAACTACAACTACTGGAACAACCCCTATTACGCGCTGACCGAAAGCACCCGCGCCAACCAGAAAGACCGGCTGTTCGGGAACGTGATGGTGACGTATGAGTTTACCGACTGGCTGAACCTGTTTGTCCGGACCGGTACCGACTTCTTCGGCGACCGGCGGCAGAACCGCATTGCCCGGATGAACAAGAGCCGTTTCAGCAGCTACAGCGAGGACGTGTATGTGGCGCAGGAAACCAACTCTGACTTTCTGTTCTCGATCACGCCGAAACTGGGTGGCGACTTCGAAGTGTCGGCCAACCTGGGCGGCAACAACCGCATGAACGAGTACCGTCGCGACTACATGTACGCCGCCCAACTGGCCATCCCGGGTGTTTACAACATCGGCAACTCGCTGCTGCGCCCCGAGGTGGCCAACTCGTACACAAAGAAGGTGGTCAACAGCCTCTACGGCTCGGCCCAGCTGGCCTACCGCAACGCCATCTTCCTGGAACTGACCGGCCGCAACGACTGGTCGAGCACACTGCCGGCGGCTAACCGCTCTTACTTCTATCCGTCGGCGTCGCTGAGCGCGGTGGTCACCGACCTGATCCCGATGTCGACGCGCGTGTTGTCGTTTGCCAAGGTGCGGGCCAGCATCGCACAAGTAGGGAACGACACCGATCCGTACCGCCTCCAGCAGATCCTCTCGTACGAAGATCCGTGGAACACCAATTCGTCGGTATCGGTCAGCAACACGATCAACAACGCCGACCTGAAGCCGGAAATCACGACGGGGACCGAAGTGGGTGCCGACATCCGCTTCTTCAACAACCGGATCGGGCTGGATGTAACCTATTACAACCAGATTTCACGCAACCAGATCCTGAACGTGAACGTCTCGCAGGCCTCGGGCTTCAACGACAAGATTCTGAACGCCGGCGAGATCCAAAACAAAGGCGTGGAAGTGCAACTGAACCTGACGCCCGTCAAGCTCGAAAACTCGTTCCAGTGGGACATCGGGGTCAACTTCGCGCGCAACCGCAACCAGGTAGTGTCGCTGGCCGACGGCCTGACCACCTACCAGCTGGGTAGCATCCGGGGCATGAGCATCGAAGCGCGCGTCGGGCAGCCGTACGGCACGTTCTTCGGCACGCCTTACCTGCGCGACCCGGACGGCAACATCGTCCACGTCGACGGCATTCCGCAACTCGCTTCCGAGCGGGCCATCCTCGGCAACTTCACGCCTGACTGGCTGGGGGGCTTTGCCAACACGTTCACTTATAAAGGGCTGACGCTTTACACGCTGATCGACGTGCGCCACGGCGGCGACCTGTTCTCGCAAACGGTCAACATCGGGCGCTACACGGGCGTGCTGGCCGAAACGGTCGAAGGACGCGAAACCGGCATTGTGGGCGAAGGCACGATGAATACCGGCACCGACGAGAATCCGCAGTACGTCCCGAACGATGTGCGTGTCGACGGGCAGCGCTACTACCAGACCCTCTACGGCCTCTACAACAACGAAGCAAACATCTTCGACGGCAGTTTCGTGAAGCTGCGCGAGGTGCGGCTGGGGTACCAGATTCCCGATCGTGTGTTCGGCAAACTGCCGTTCCGGAACGTGACGCTCTCGGCCGTAGGCCGCAACCTGCTGCTGCTGCACAGCAACGTGCCGCACATCGACCCGGAAAGCAGCTACTACAGCAGCGACAGCAACGTGCAGGGCATCGAAAGCGGCCAGATCCTCTCGACCCGCAGCGTGGGCTTCAACCTGAATTTTTCACTGTAA
- a CDS encoding M28 family metallopeptidase, whose amino-acid sequence MHRFFTSTLLCLGLAGNVLAQATIPPSVSLQTPAVTQALEAIRPHGIEAHMTFLADDLLRGRQPGTEGFALASRYMESQFKALGLTPAGEEGTYLQAVPLRKAEVVEAGCAMQVIPKKGEPVVFTYDEEYLVSPDLAATASEVTAPVVFVGFGVTAPELRHDDYAKLDVSGKIVAMLSGAPASFPSDQRAYYSSTKLENAVAHGAVGVINLSSRDSPRSWDSMVRRTKQGAFRWLDAEGQPNRTHPELKAVVSVSSAGAAALFADLPKSKSLDKVLSAEVPPRFALPVTCTIRTQSRHTLIPSNNVVGLLPGSDPDLKDEYVVYVAHFDHFGVGVAVDGDSIYNGAHDNASGSAILLEVARGFAALPTPPRRSILFLAVTAEEWGLLGSDYFASNPTVPQENLVATIAMDMPFLFLPLLDIVPYGADHSSIATAVGQAADFLQLGISPDPMPEQVLFIRSDHFSFIRQGIPALFVKAGSQTDDPAIDGKQVNLDWRGQVYHTPKDDMTQAFDFEAGAKHARLDFLTGYLMAQETPRPTWNAGDFFGGKFGQRRPE is encoded by the coding sequence ATGCATCGTTTTTTCACCTCTACTCTTCTCTGTCTCGGCCTGGCGGGGAACGTACTCGCACAGGCAACGATCCCTCCATCGGTTTCACTGCAAACGCCCGCAGTCACGCAGGCGCTGGAGGCCATTCGTCCCCACGGCATCGAGGCGCACATGACGTTCCTGGCGGACGATCTGCTGCGCGGACGGCAACCCGGCACGGAAGGCTTTGCGCTGGCGTCCCGGTACATGGAATCTCAGTTCAAAGCCCTGGGACTCACGCCCGCCGGGGAAGAGGGCACCTACCTCCAGGCGGTTCCCCTGCGCAAGGCGGAGGTGGTGGAAGCGGGCTGCGCCATGCAAGTCATACCGAAGAAAGGAGAGCCGGTGGTCTTCACGTACGATGAGGAGTATCTGGTCAGCCCCGACCTGGCCGCCACCGCCAGCGAAGTGACGGCCCCGGTCGTATTTGTGGGATTTGGGGTGACCGCTCCGGAACTACGCCACGACGACTACGCCAAGCTGGACGTAAGCGGGAAAATCGTAGCGATGCTGAGCGGTGCCCCCGCATCGTTTCCCTCCGACCAGCGTGCTTACTACTCCTCCACCAAGCTGGAAAACGCGGTGGCGCACGGCGCCGTGGGCGTGATCAACCTCAGCAGCCGCGACAGTCCGCGCTCGTGGGATTCGATGGTGCGGCGAACCAAACAAGGGGCGTTTCGCTGGCTCGATGCGGAGGGGCAGCCCAACCGCACCCATCCGGAACTGAAGGCGGTGGTGTCGGTGAGTTCGGCCGGGGCGGCAGCCCTGTTCGCGGATCTGCCCAAGTCCAAATCGCTCGACAAGGTACTTTCGGCGGAGGTGCCGCCTCGCTTTGCCTTGCCCGTGACCTGCACCATTCGCACGCAGAGCCGTCATACGCTGATTCCGAGCAACAACGTGGTAGGCCTCCTGCCGGGAAGCGACCCGGACCTGAAAGACGAATACGTGGTCTATGTCGCTCACTTCGACCATTTTGGGGTAGGCGTGGCCGTCGACGGCGACTCGATCTACAACGGCGCACACGACAACGCCTCCGGCTCGGCCATTCTGCTGGAGGTGGCCCGGGGATTTGCGGCCCTGCCCACGCCGCCGCGTCGCTCCATCCTGTTTCTGGCCGTGACGGCCGAAGAGTGGGGACTGCTCGGTTCCGACTATTTTGCCAGCAACCCGACGGTGCCGCAAGAGAACCTGGTGGCGACCATCGCGATGGACATGCCGTTTCTCTTTCTGCCGCTGCTCGACATCGTCCCCTACGGTGCCGATCACTCCAGCATCGCCACGGCGGTAGGACAGGCCGCCGATTTTTTACAGTTGGGCATCAGCCCCGACCCCATGCCCGAACAGGTGCTCTTCATCCGCAGCGATCACTTCAGCTTTATCCGGCAGGGAATTCCGGCCCTGTTCGTGAAGGCGGGGAGCCAGACCGACGATCCGGCGATCGACGGCAAGCAGGTGAACCTCGACTGGCGCGGGCAGGTCTACCATACCCCGAAAGACGACATGACGCAGGCCTTCGACTTCGAGGCCGGGGCCAAGCACGCTCGTCTCGATTTTCTGACCGGTTACCTCATGGCACAGGAAACGCCCCGCCCGACCTGGAACGCCGGCGACTTTTTCGGTGGAAAGTTCGGGCAGCGGCGGCCGGAGTAA
- a CDS encoding DUF6600 domain-containing protein has product MNIIRTLGAVALLAVLSTGCTSARTVTTTRTVTTAQPVGNVSYQMFYDQLSPYGRWINDPVYGYVWSPYVDAGFAPYATNGYWVMTSYGNTWVSNYSWGWAPFHYGRWYYDNFYGWLWMPGDVWGPAWVSWRNGGGYYGWAPLGPGMAPGVHININVGYWNFLPYRYITHRNPYRYCVPRRRVTNIYNNTTIINNYYNDGGRRYAAGPRAGDIQRSTGQRVRVYDVSRDGAPGRTVVRNNSVNIYRPDVAARGNAKPSRAVTPTTTGARGSRGNDANTSGTPSRGQMQPAPSRSVERSTYERSPSPERQASPAPSRSSRSVERVQPQQQRSTERSTPTPQRQYSPSPSRSVEHSAPQRSVERQSAPSRSMERSAPAPQRSVERQSAPSRSSTPSRSFERSAPSRSSTPSRSIERSAPSRSSTPSRSIERSAPSRSSTPSRSIQRSSSPSRSRDSQ; this is encoded by the coding sequence ATGAATATTATACGCACCCTCGGAGCTGTCGCATTGCTGGCCGTTCTTTCCACCGGTTGCACGTCTGCCAGAACGGTGACGACTACCCGGACGGTCACGACGGCTCAGCCGGTAGGAAACGTTTCTTACCAAATGTTTTACGATCAGCTTTCGCCCTACGGCCGCTGGATCAACGATCCGGTCTACGGCTACGTCTGGTCACCTTATGTCGATGCGGGGTTTGCCCCCTACGCCACCAACGGGTACTGGGTGATGACCAGCTACGGCAACACCTGGGTTTCGAACTACTCGTGGGGTTGGGCACCCTTCCACTACGGCCGCTGGTACTACGATAACTTCTACGGATGGCTCTGGATGCCCGGCGATGTCTGGGGACCGGCCTGGGTTTCGTGGCGGAACGGCGGCGGCTACTACGGATGGGCACCGCTGGGTCCGGGCATGGCGCCTGGTGTGCACATCAACATCAACGTAGGATACTGGAACTTCCTGCCCTACCGCTACATCACGCACCGCAATCCGTACCGTTATTGCGTGCCGCGTCGGCGGGTAACCAACATCTACAACAACACGACCATCATCAATAACTATTACAACGATGGTGGACGGCGGTACGCAGCCGGCCCCCGGGCAGGCGACATCCAACGCTCGACCGGACAGCGGGTTCGGGTATACGACGTGAGCCGTGACGGTGCACCGGGACGGACCGTAGTCCGGAACAATTCGGTGAACATTTACCGCCCGGACGTGGCCGCGCGGGGCAACGCGAAACCCAGCCGTGCAGTAACGCCGACCACCACCGGCGCACGTGGCAGCCGCGGAAACGATGCCAACACCTCGGGCACCCCGTCGCGTGGTCAGATGCAACCCGCCCCGAGCCGGAGCGTCGAGCGGTCGACGTACGAACGTTCGCCTTCGCCGGAGCGTCAGGCCTCACCCGCCCCGAGCCGTTCGTCGCGCAGCGTGGAGCGCGTTCAGCCGCAGCAGCAACGCAGCACTGAGCGTAGCACCCCAACGCCGCAGCGTCAGTACTCGCCGAGCCCCAGCCGTTCGGTCGAGCACAGCGCACCCCAACGGTCGGTCGAGCGGCAATCTGCGCCGAGCCGTTCGATGGAACGGAGTGCACCTGCGCCACAACGTTCGGTGGAGCGCCAGTCGGCGCCGAGCCGCTCTTCGACCCCGAGTCGTTCGTTTGAACGCAGCGCACCAAGTCGGTCGTCGACGCCAAGCCGGTCAATCGAGCGCAGCGCCCCCAGCCGATCGTCGACCCCGAGTCGATCCATCGAGCGGAGCGCCCCCAGCCGGTCTTCAACGCCGAGCCGGTCCATCCAGCGGAGTTCGTCTCCTTCCCGGAGCCGGGACTCCCAGTAA